Below is a window of Gilliamella sp. ESL0405 DNA.
CGGGTTTTTCAATATTTTTAAGGAAAAATCAACCCGCCCTATATTTAATAATAGTGCCTGTGGTGCCAATCATGCTAATAATGGTCATGATAATGTTCATTATTTTTCCTTGAATAAAATTCTATATTAAACTTAAAACAAAACAGCCCGACATTTTCATGTCAGGCTGTATTAATTAAAAAACTTTTTTGCTGTTTTCATACTCATTGACTACCTTGTTTAAAGCTTGGTAGATACTTTGAGCATCTTGTTTCTTTAATGCTTCATCAAGAATATTGAGATACGATAACATCAATTTTTGATTATCTTCGGCAAACTGTGGCGAAACTTCCTGATCTTCATATAACATGACATAAGTGCGAGCAAAGCCAAAGATCAAAAAATAGACCGATGCATTTTTTGGATCTTCTTGAATTAAAGTTCGCATAGCTTTACGCAGTTTTACATAACTGTCTGTACCTGGCAAACTTGTCGCAAATGTATTTGTTACTTCAGTAAATGTCATTACCCATAAACCTCAATCAAAATTACAAGAAGAAAGAATATCAATCCATTAGCATAAGTGCAAGTCTATTTTGTTGACAAAATCCATTTTTTTACGATTTAACAGCATCGAGATCCATAATCTAAATGCCAATGCTGGTTTGACTATTACAGTGATTTACTCACCGCTAACCCTGCCGATGCTTGTGCAACAGGCATAATTTCAATGGAATTAACATTAAAATGAGCAGGTGTGTTAACCAACCATGACACCGTATTGGCAATATCTTCCGGCGTGATGTAATCAACACCTTCATAGACAGCTGCGGCTTGTTCATTGTTACCATGGAAACGGACATTAGAAAACTCAGTGCCACCACATAACCCCGGCTCAATATTTGTCACTCTGACTTTTTTTCCCAAAAGGTCAGTACGTAAATTTGCACTAAATTGTTTAACAAATGCTTTGGTAGCGCCGTAAACATTACCGCCTTTATAAGCGTATGTTCCGGCTACCGATCCAAGATTAATGATATAACCAAAATTACGCTCAACCATACCCGGTAAAATTTGATGGGTTAAATGAACTAAACCAATAATATTGGTTTCAATCATGGTTTCCCAATCATCATAATTAGCTTGATCAGCTGTTTCTAATCCCAAAGCTAGTCCAGCATTATTAATCAAGATATCAACTGGCTGAAACTCTTTAGGCAATTGTAATAATATTGTCTCAACCGAATCTTTCTTTGTGACATCTAAAGATAATCCAAAAAAATTGGTACCTAACTCTGTTGCCAGCTTTTGCAATTTATCTATACGCCGAGCAGCACCGACAACTTTATAACCGTCAGCAATAAGCTTACGACAGATTGCTTGACCAAACCCTGAAGATGCACCGGTAACTAAAGCGATATTCATACTCAATCTCCTTGTATATTAAGAATTATCTGAGTATTTTTTAGAATACTTTACAGGTTAACTAGAAAATTATTCTTTAAATTATACTCAAACGTATAGTATTTCTGAAAGTTCTTGACAAAAATATTATCTTTTTAATAAAAAAACCCGCTTATAAAGCGGGTTGATGTTTAACATTTCATTTTGCTGGCTCTTGCGCTGGCTCATCATCTTTTAACGGCACGATTAATGTGTCGATGTGAGTATTATTGATGAGTTGGCGAGCAGAAGACATTAATTTGCTCCAAAAATCTTGGTGATGACCACAAACAACTAAATCAACCCCATATTCGTGGATAGCTTCAATTAATACTTGACCAAATTCACCATTTCCGGAGAGGGTATGTGCAATTGGATAACCTGCTTCATCAGCCAATTTATTTAAGGCAATGTGCGCATCTTCAGTAATACGATCTTTCATATCATTCATATTGATATCAACTAAACCGGTGTAAAGATCTGAATAATTAATACCAACGTGAATCAATGAGATTTGAGCATTATATGGTCGGGCCATAGAAACTGCTTTTTCGACAAGCACTTCACTTTCTGGTGATAAATCAACTGCGACTAATATATGTTTATAAGCCATGATACTTTACTCCTTCCTATTTTTAACTTCCTAGTTAAATTGATAATCAGTACTCTATTTTTACTACTAAATCAATTTTTGAGCAAGCCAAAAAAGTGACCCAGATAACAAAATTGATATTGGAAGTGTTAAAACCCATGTCAGCGCAATATTTTTTATTGTCTTACTTTGTACACCGCCGCCGTCAACAATCATAGTACCGGCTACTGATGATGAAAGCACTTGAGTTGTCGAAACCGGCATACCGGTATAACTTGCAATCCCAATTGATAAAGCAGTGGTAATTTGTGCTGAGACGCCTTGTGCATAAGTCATGCCTTTTTTACCAATTTTCTCACCTATAGTAATAGCAACACGTCGCCAACCAATCATGGTACCAACAGCTAGCGCTGATGCAACGGCAATAATGATCCAAATTGGCGCATATTCAACAGTTTTAAGTAAATCATTGTTTAATGATTTTAAGTATTGCTTATCTTGTGAAGACACATTAGGTTGTTTAGCCACATGTGATACCGTATCAGATAAACATAGTAAAATGCGTCTGGTTTGTGAACGTTGGTCTACTGTTAGCGTTTCATAATCATTGAGTTTATTAAATAAGTTATTAGCAATACCTAAGGTGGTAAAAGAGCGAGAATAATCGCAATGATATTTATTTAAATCAGTTTCAGGAATAGTTGTATCAACAGCAGTTTGTGAACCAATCACTGAATTAAGCTCTTGGTTATGCGTGACAAAATACTCTTCAATATTATGGATAGCATTACGAGTATTGGTAATGTCATAAGTAGAAGCCTGCATATTAACAATAAAGCCGGCCGGCGCAATACCCATTAATACCAGCATTAATAAACCAATCCCTTTTTGTCCGTCATTAGCGCCATGAGAAAAACTCACTCCCGCCGCCGAAATAATTAGCATAATACGGATCCAAAATGGCGGTTTCTTTTTACCATAAAGCTTTTCACGCTGTTCAGGCGTCATGAAAATACGTTCTCTTTTTTTGCGGCTCTTTTTACTTTGACCTTTGCGAGTCCAATATTTTCTTAGTAAAAAGATCATCAACCCGGCAATCACAAGCCCAACAACAGGGGAAATAATCAATGATAAAAAGATTGAAATCATTTTAGGTATATTAAGTGCATCAATGATCGATGTATCTGTAATAAAGGCATTAGCCAGTGCCACACCGATAATCGATCCAATTAAGGTATGTGAACTTGATGCAGGAATACCTACATACCAAGTGCCTAAATTCCAAATGATTGCGGCAAATAAGATGGAAAATACCATCGCAAGCCCGTGCGCTGAGCTTACATTTAGTAAAAGATCTGTCGGTAAAAGGTGAACAATAGCATAAGCGACACTCAGCCCGCCGAGCAATACGCCAAAAAAGTTAAACATACCTGCCATAAAAACGGCAAGTTGTTCTTTCAATGCCCTTGTATATATTACTGTTGCCACAGCATTAGCTGTGTCATGGAAACCATTAATTGCCTCATAAAAAAGAACAAAAAATAGTGCCAAAACTAATAATACAATGGTTGTAAATTCTAAATCAGCAAATAGATGAAACATAATATATCTTTCTGTTGTTAATAGCCCAGCTATTATCCTTGAGAATCAAGCAATGAGCAAAACAATTTTTACATTTTTCGCTTTGCATAACGTGCAGCCAGTACAGCACAGATCATGAGTTGTACTTGATGAAAAATCATTAAAGGCAAAATCATAATGCCCATTATCGACATTGGGAAGATAACACTTGCCATTGGAATGCCACTAGCAAGGCTTTTTTTCGAACCACAAAACACAATGGTAATCTCATCTTCTTTATTAAAACCTAATAGTCGCGACCCATAAGTGGTCGCCAACAATACAATGGTTAATAAGACGATAGAATAAAAGATAATCTCTATAAGTGATAGCAAACTAATTTTAGACCAAATCCCGTTAGCAACCGCATCACTAAAGGCAACATAAACAACTAACAAAATGGATAAGCGATCTGTTTTAGCAATCACTGTTTTATATTTATCGACCCATTTACCAATAAATCGCCGTGAGATATGACCGAGTACAAATGGTAACATCAGTTTGAGCATAATTGATGAGATAGCATCAAGCAAATTCATTGATCCTGCCGCTTGAGTATGCATAAGTAAACCCACTAATACAGGCGTTATAAATACCCCTAATAAAGTAGATGCTGATGCACTACAAATTGCAGCCGCAACATTACCTTTGGCTATGGATGTAAAGGCGATTGCTGATTGAACAGTGGCGGGTAAAACACAAAGATAGACAAATCCAAGATAGAGTTCATAAGGTAAGAAAGTAGGGACTAAAAATTGCATTAGTACGCCTAAAATAGGGAAAAGAATAAAAGTCGTAGCAAAGATGAATAGATGCAGTCGCCAATTTTTAATCCCGACAACGATGGCCTGAAATGATAACTTAGCGCCATGCATAAAAAATAATAAGCCAATAGCAAACGTTGTTAGGTATTCAAAAACAACTTTAGTTTGCCCTTCACAAGGAAATACACTGGCAGTCAGCACCACACAAATTAAAATTAATAGAAACGGATCGATTTTAAAACGTTGTAGTAAGTTCATGGCTTCTATCGTGATAAGTTAAAAAAAATCGCCACAAAAGTGGCGATAGATAAGATAGTAAGATTTACTCTAAGAAACTGCGAAGCACATCAGAACGGCTTGGATGACGTAATTTACGTAATGCCTTAGCCTCGATTTGACGTATACGTTCACGTGTAACATCAAACTGTTTACCGACCTCTTCAAGTGTATGGTCAGTATTCATATCAATACCAAAACGCATACGTAGTACTTTCGCTTCCCTCGGTGTTAATCCTGATAAGATATCACGAGTTGCGCTTCGTAAACTCTCTGATGTCGCTGCATCTAATGGTTGCTCAAGCGCTGTATCTTCAATAAAGTCACCTAAGTGTGAATCTTCATCATCACCGACCGGCGTTTCCATGGAAATTGGCTCTTTGGCAATTTTCAGCACTTTACGTATTTTCTCTTCTGGCATCTGCATGCGCTCAGACAACTCTTCTGGAGTTGGCTCACGCCCAATCTCTTGTAACATTTGACGAGAGATTCGGTTTAGCTTATTGATTGTTTCAATCATATGCACCGGAATACGAATCGTTCTGGCTTGGTCAGCAATAGAACGAGTAATGGCTTGCCTGATCCACCATGTAGCATAAGTTGAGAATTTATAACCACGACGGTATTCAAATTTATCAACAGCTTTCATCAAACCGATATTACCTTCTTGAATAAGATCTAAGAATTGTAATCCTCGATTGGTGTATTTTTTCGCAATAGAGATAACCAAACGTAAATTCGCTTCAACCATCTCTTTTTTAGCTCGACGAGCTTTTGCTTCACCAATAGACATACGTCGGTTGATATCTTTAATCTGTTCTATAGATAAATTAGTTTCCGTTTCAATTTGCTGCAAACAATTAATTTCAGCTTCAATAGGCTCTTCAAACTCTTTTAAATTTGCGGCAAAAGCACCCTTAGCCGTTAAGGCTTTTTTAAACCAGCTCATGTTATTTTCATTGCCGGTAAAATGGGTCATAAACTGTTTTTTCGGCATCTTGCACTGCTCAACGCAGATCTTCATAATCACACGCTCATGTGCTCTTACGCGATCCATCATGCTGCGCATATTATTTACAAGAATATCGAATTGTTTACCCACTAAACGAAATTGTTTAAAGATTTCGGATAGATTTTCGATCTCTTGTTGTGCTTTTTTATGTGCACGTCCATACTTTTTGATAGCGGCTGAAGTTTTATCATGCTGTTCTTTTAATTCAGCAAACTTAGCTTTGGCAACTTCCGGATCGATCGAGACATCGTCATCAGCAGAATCACTGTCTTCCTCTTCGTTTTCATCGTCGCTATCATCAATTTCGATCTCTTCTTCGTTATCATCTAACTCTTCCGGTAACTCTTCTGCTGATTCTTCAGCATTCGGATCAACAAAGCCAGTGATAAGATCAGACAGACGTACTTCACCACTTTCAATTAAATTATATTGTTCTAAAAGATAAGTAATCGCTTCTGGATATTCTGAAACAGAGGTTTGAACTTGGTTAATCCCATCTTCAATACGTTTTGCGATGTCAATTTCGCCTT
It encodes the following:
- the pitA gene encoding inorganic phosphate transporter PitA, which codes for MFHLFADLEFTTIVLLVLALFFVLFYEAINGFHDTANAVATVIYTRALKEQLAVFMAGMFNFFGVLLGGLSVAYAIVHLLPTDLLLNVSSAHGLAMVFSILFAAIIWNLGTWYVGIPASSSHTLIGSIIGVALANAFITDTSIIDALNIPKMISIFLSLIISPVVGLVIAGLMIFLLRKYWTRKGQSKKSRKKRERIFMTPEQREKLYGKKKPPFWIRIMLIISAAGVSFSHGANDGQKGIGLLMLVLMGIAPAGFIVNMQASTYDITNTRNAIHNIEEYFVTHNQELNSVIGSQTAVDTTIPETDLNKYHCDYSRSFTTLGIANNLFNKLNDYETLTVDQRSQTRRILLCLSDTVSHVAKQPNVSSQDKQYLKSLNNDLLKTVEYAPIWIIIAVASALAVGTMIGWRRVAITIGEKIGKKGMTYAQGVSAQITTALSIGIASYTGMPVSTTQVLSSSVAGTMIVDGGGVQSKTIKNIALTWVLTLPISILLSGSLFWLAQKLI
- a CDS encoding SDR family NAD(P)-dependent oxidoreductase codes for the protein MNIALVTGASSGFGQAICRKLIADGYKVVGAARRIDKLQKLATELGTNFFGLSLDVTKKDSVETILLQLPKEFQPVDILINNAGLALGLETADQANYDDWETMIETNIIGLVHLTHQILPGMVERNFGYIINLGSVAGTYAYKGGNVYGATKAFVKQFSANLRTDLLGKKVRVTNIEPGLCGGTEFSNVRFHGNNEQAAAVYEGVDYITPEDIANTVSWLVNTPAHFNVNSIEIMPVAQASAGLAVSKSL
- a CDS encoding bile acid:sodium symporter family protein is translated as MNLLQRFKIDPFLLILICVVLTASVFPCEGQTKVVFEYLTTFAIGLLFFMHGAKLSFQAIVVGIKNWRLHLFIFATTFILFPILGVLMQFLVPTFLPYELYLGFVYLCVLPATVQSAIAFTSIAKGNVAAAICSASASTLLGVFITPVLVGLLMHTQAAGSMNLLDAISSIMLKLMLPFVLGHISRRFIGKWVDKYKTVIAKTDRLSILLVVYVAFSDAVANGIWSKISLLSLIEIIFYSIVLLTIVLLATTYGSRLLGFNKEDEITIVFCGSKKSLASGIPMASVIFPMSIMGIMILPLMIFHQVQLMICAVLAARYAKRKM
- the rpoD gene encoding RNA polymerase sigma factor RpoD, with the protein product MEQNSQSQLKLLIIRGKELGYLTYADVNDHLPEEIIDSDQIEDIIQMINDMGIQVLEEAPDSDELLLSDNVPDEEAVEAATALVLSNVESEIGRTTDPVRMYMREMGAVELLTREGEIDIAKRIEDGINQVQTSVSEYPEAITYLLEQYNLIESGEVRLSDLITGFVDPNAEESAEELPEELDDNEEEIEIDDSDDENEEEDSDSADDDVSIDPEVAKAKFAELKEQHDKTSAAIKKYGRAHKKAQQEIENLSEIFKQFRLVGKQFDILVNNMRSMMDRVRAHERVIMKICVEQCKMPKKQFMTHFTGNENNMSWFKKALTAKGAFAANLKEFEEPIEAEINCLQQIETETNLSIEQIKDINRRMSIGEAKARRAKKEMVEANLRLVISIAKKYTNRGLQFLDLIQEGNIGLMKAVDKFEYRRGYKFSTYATWWIRQAITRSIADQARTIRIPVHMIETINKLNRISRQMLQEIGREPTPEELSERMQMPEEKIRKVLKIAKEPISMETPVGDDEDSHLGDFIEDTALEQPLDAATSESLRSATRDILSGLTPREAKVLRMRFGIDMNTDHTLEEVGKQFDVTRERIRQIEAKALRKLRHPSRSDVLRSFLE
- the uspA gene encoding universal stress protein UspA, yielding MAYKHILVAVDLSPESEVLVEKAVSMARPYNAQISLIHVGINYSDLYTGLVDINMNDMKDRITEDAHIALNKLADEAGYPIAHTLSGNGEFGQVLIEAIHEYGVDLVVCGHHQDFWSKLMSSARQLINNTHIDTLIVPLKDDEPAQEPAK